GTGGCTCTGACGTTGTAGCCGGCTTCCTGAACCTGCCGACACACGATTTCCGCCACGTTTCGGCCTCCGATGGAAAGCATTCCCGGAACATTCTCGAAGAGAAAAACCTTGGGCTTCAACTCCGTAAGAAAATCGATCACTTTTCGGTACAACCTGTTTCTCGGGTCAAGGGAATGGCTGCCTTTCGAGCCCGCCAGCGAATCCAGTTTCGCTCTCCCCACCCGGGAAAAGCCCTGACAGGGCGGACACGCCACGAGCAGATCGAGATTCGATATCCCGCGCGCGGAGAGTTCTGCTTTCAGTTTTTTGAGATCAACTCTGGTGACATCCCCGTCCGCAGCCCTGACCGCCTGCAGAGGGGTTTCCCCGAAATTCTCCTCAAGTGTCCTGCGCGTGACCGGATTTATCTCGACCGATCCCAAAGACGTGAATCCGGCGGATTCAAGCCCGAGAGTGAAACCGCCCGAGCCGGCGAACAAATCGAGAAAGTAATGGTCTCTGTTGCGGTTTCCGCGCTGATTCAACTGTCCACCCCTAGGCTGCCCATGTCGCAAGGCAGACTGCCCGGGGATCACCCGGAGCGAGTCATAGCTAATAACGGCCATGAGGGTATGCTAACAACCGGTTTTATCCGTGAAAACCTCTGAATTCATTAAGGTCGGTTGAGACGACACCGTCAGTCAGCTCGAGCGGTCGACTCGACTTTGCTGAGCGCCGCATCAAGATCTGATTTCACATAGCTTTCCCGTGCGCGAATGACGGTCCAGCCGGCCATCCTGAGTCTGCCGAAATTTCTTTTGTCACTCTGGATGTTAGTTTGGATTTTTGTTCTCCAAAACTTGTTTAACTGATGTTTCCAGGTTCCGAAGCGTCCTCCATGCCAGAAGTCGCCATCGATAAACACGATCCGCGTTCTTGAAACCATGATCGCATCCGGTGTGCTCGGAAGACCGCGCACATGCTTCCGGAACTTGAATCCGCTGCGATGCAGACCGCGCCTGACAAGCGGTTCGGAGCGCGTGTCCTTCCCGCGAGTCGTCTTGCCACTGTCACGGTCGGCAGCGGACGCAAGAAGAGAACGCCGAACCTTCAAACGCGAGTTCTCGAAGAAATTCTAACTTCGTCAGGCATCTGCCCAATAACCGAAATTGCGGCGTTGCTTTCCGCGCTCGAGCCTAAACAACAGGTAAACGTGCATGTAGAGTTAATGACGGATCTCTACCCAAAGCGAAAATCGGTTGAACTGTCTCCGCCACCAAATACACCGATATTCGCTGGCCTAGTGACGCCCGAGTTAATCCTTGATGCTATCAAAGCGGCCCGCATCTCGAAGGAGAAGGGGACGACGACCGAGGAATAAGATGTTGAGGATAAGGCTGCATGAGCGTCCAGGCGTCGTCATGCAGCTAAGTCGACGATTTCCATCAAATAGCTAGTAAAACTCTGACTTCATTTTTCTTAATTAGGTTAATGATTCGATAATACGAATAACGGCGCTTCAGCCGACAAGTCCTCGTCCGAAGAGCTTGTGAGATAGGCCACTGAGCACTCGGTGTACTGAGGCTCGCGTGAGACCTACCATCCCAAGTAGTTTGAAACATGAGGGATAAGCTTAACGCGAGGGTAACTGAATGTCCGAATTCGAAATGCCGCCTCCGCCTCCATCACAAGTGCCGCCGGTTCCATCCAAACGAATATATGAAATCGACAGCGATGATAAGGCATGGGCGCTGATCCAAGAAATGGCATCAAATACAGCCCAGATGGATGATGCTGTTCTAGAGTTCAGGAACTACCCGGTTGTTACCCTCCATTTTGAAGGAGAGAAGTTCCATCAATCTATGCCAGCGCGGACAATGAAGGCGTTAATCGAGCTTCAGAACGATGTCTGCCGAATGTACGCTCTGGCAGTATACGAGGATTCGAATCATCCGCTGTCAGACGAAGAAAAGGCGCGTCTTGAAATCGTGTTCAAGGTTGAGGAAGGTAGTACAGGTATTACGGCCTACATTGGCGACGCACTTAAGGCATTTGGAACCGAGGCAGGAAAGAGAGTGAATATTACAGGACGTCACCTCGTAGTCATCTCTTTGGTCGCGGCTGTCGGTTACGCGGCTCCGGAGATACATGGGAAACTTCGCGATGCGGAGGTGGAGAAAGTAAAAATCCGCGAACAAAATGAGACGGAGCGCGCAAAAATACAGGCTGAGGTCCAAAAGTTCGAAGCAATTAAAGCAGTAGCACTCTCCACTAGTAAAGGAAGAGAAGCGCTTTCTATCGTCGAAGACTCCACGAAAAAGATCGCCCAAAGCGTGACCGGAGCAGAAAAAGTTACGATGAACGACGGAAGCGAAATTACAGAAAAAGTTGCAAAAGAGATTTACCCTCGAAAACCGCGACGGAAATACGATCAAGTTCAGCTTAACGGCATTTACCAGATTAAAACTTTCGCGCTAGAAGGTGGTGGTAAGATCACGATCCAGTCCGCCGAAGGAAAAACCTTCTACGCGGAATTCGATGCATCGAACACAGAGCTTAAGGATACACTCTATAAGGGGCATGCAGGAGTTCTTGAACTCACGATCAACGCCAGGGACTCTGAAGGTAGTTACAAAGACATCGTTGTTATTGGAGCGAAGCCAGTTCAGGCAGTGGCCGAAGCTAACACTTCTAAAACTCTGTAGCCTCATAGGACATAAGCTTTCCCGAACTATAATTTCCTAGCGGAGTAGAATGAGGAGTCTCTGTCGGCTTACTTCGGTAAGCTGGAAGCCGACAAATCTGTTCAACAATCCCATCGAAGGCGAACGTACGCTACAATTTACCACAATGCGGTAAGTACTGAAGTTGATCGGGTTGCTGAATATGATCAAGCCAACATTCAGTCTTTCGCATTCGCTCACGATCCGCCAGTAGAGCTCGTTATCGCTCGAGGAAACTACGTCCTCCATATGAATCACAAGAAAGCTTCTGTGCGCGAAAGCAGAATGCGCAGAAGCTTCGTACACACATACAATGCCGTCCTCTACGCACTTCTTAATTTCGAATGTGGATAGCTCGAGACTCTTACCAGGTATAAAGGGGTAAGCGCAGATCCCAACTACAGCAATGTCGGGCCTAGTCCACACACCACCAGTTTGCCGCCGCCCCTGATGAGCGATAAACTCGACGATTGGATCTCGACGCTCCTCGTTGATTACCCAGTGCGATCGAAGATATTCGGCAACCGGTTGATATAGCAAAGCTTCAAGTCGTCGAGGTGCCTCATCTACAATGACTTCGTCACGCGACTCTCGCTCTGGTTCCTCTCCGAAGAATGAATTTGAGAATTTGGCCGATTGTCCATATGCCGTGGACTAGCAGTTGTCGCGTCCCAGTCAATTTAGTTACGCTTCCTATGCGCGCCTCGACCTATAAAATCACGCATCAATGCTTCGAGCACCACACTGGCGGAATGATCTCCGCACGACTTTTTAAACTCCTCAAAGAGACTAGAGGAGAGATACACAGTGCGAGGACCACGGTCTTTAGATTCGTCAGGTATTGAAGCCAGAACTCTTTTCTTTGTTTTCATGAAGCAAGGATAGAGCATGAACTTTATACATGTATATATACGTACAACTATACGCTCAGCATCATCATGATAAAATGATGCTGGAGGTTGGATGAAATCAAATCTAAACGGGCTTAAAAACTCACTTACTAGGGCCCTAAAAATCATAGATGCTGGAATCGAGAATGAAATCACCTCAAGTATGGCACAAGCGATAAACTGTGAGCTCTCGGCGTCATGCCTATCAATGGTGTCTGTTCGAGATGATATCGTACGCTCTCATCGCATCATCGCAGTGACGAAATCCCGTATGAAAAGCGAGCGACTTGTTTTTGTAGATAACGTCAAAACCAAAGTCGGCCGCTTCGCCACACGCTTTGAAAACGTGTGCTATATGAGAAGTCGAGTTGAACGCATTCCTCCTGAGGATAGAATCGCCAACTTTGAAATCCGTTTCTGCAAGAGCACAAACATTTACATCGTGAAGGTCGAAACGACTAAATTCGGATCTTGCTCAGTACGTATTCCTAAATACGACAAGTATGGCGTTCGCCGGGTTTTCGAACGCCTCAAAATATCTTGGAAGCAAACCCATGAGTCCGCATTTACAGGAGTGGCAGAGTTGTCAGAATTCTTTATCGGAGAGAATTTGCTTCCCACGGCCAAAGTGATTGAGATTTCGTCCGCAAATCCTAAGTCTGGAGAACGTACCAATTAGATCCTGTGCGTTTAGGAAAGATTAATCACATTAATTAGAATGTGAATGTCTTGAGGTCTCATTCTACAAGTCCGATTGAATACACATGAGATTTCTCACATATGCTTTGCTGCTTATTCTTGTGGGATGCAAGACCACTCAATACGGGTTCAGAGTTAAGGCACTTGCGCGCGAACAATCCGTTGGAGAAAAGGCGTTCGTTATCTGTGTGAATGATGACGATTCGGAACTTCAGCGAGACGAATATAAGCGTCAAGCCGAAGTGGCTCTCGCCGATGCAGGCTTTAGAATCGTCAGATCGATCGCCGAATCTGATGTGGTTGTGGCATTCACCTAATCACTCAAATCGAAAGACATTCTTGCATCACGGCCTGTTTACAACTGGGTCGCGCCACAGCAGTATAACGTTACAACAACTTACAACGGTTGGGGCTCACTCAACAATTACACGCGGAACTCCACAGTTCGGGAAGCTGGCGTTGGTAGAATGGAGTATGCAGGCTCCCAAACCTACACAGAAACGTTCTACGGTCGGAGCCTAATGCTCGCGGCGAGAAGGACTGCCCAGCTTGACCCTGAAGGTAAAAAGCCTCTTCCTCCTGTGATATGGGAGACAACAATTACTTCAGTAGGATCCGACGGACAGATGAGGGTCGTGATGCCAGCGCTGTTTGTGGCTGGAGTGAACTACTACGGCCGTAACTCTCAATCTACGCATGAATTCACGTTTAGTGCCGAGGATAAGCGCCTTAAAGCGCTTCAAGAACGCGCTAACGGTATAGTCCGAAACCGAGAGCCTGCGGACCAAGACACGAAACCTAAACCGAGGTCTAACTTTGAGACGTTTTACCCCTGTGGGTAAACTTGTGAGTTGGAAGAATCCTCAACTCGTAACTGCTTGAAATGTCGTTTAATAAAAAAAAATTGGCGGACAGGGTGAGATTCGAACTCACGGTTGCCTTGCGACAACGACAGCGTTCCAGGCTGTTGGATTAAACCACTCTCCCACCTGTCCGCGGCGGTCATGGAACGAAGCTTATTTGGTAACATGGGCGCGCAAATGCGGGCAACTGCTACTTCCGATTCGGAAGTGAACCGGGACGCATGTCCACGGGCCACGAAACGGTGAGCTTTCGGGCAGGCTCGCGCCATGACGCAGGCCAACGTTTTGACCCTCTCACGAAGCTCTGGTTAAACCATTCCATGGTTCAACAAAAGTCGATCGATTTCCTGCTCGGAAAATACTCTTCCTTCTCCGTCAAACTCCCGTCCGCGCACGTTGTCCTCGGCTCTGGCTTCGGTCAGGCGTTGGATGCGCTTCCCGCAAGCGAGTGGGAACTCAAAGGCGAGATTCCTTTCGGCGAAGTGCCCGGTCTGACGGCATCGACCGTTCCCGACCACGCCGGCCGCTACCGGGTTTATCTGCACAAACCCACCGGCAAAGCCGTGCAGTTCCAGATGGGACGCCTGCACGGCTACGAAGGCCACAACCCCCGCGCCATCGTGCAGACCGTGATGATCCCGCGTTGCTGCGGCATCGAGAACTTCCTGCTGACCAACGCCGCCGGCGGCCTCGACACGAAAATGAATCCCGGTGACGTCATGGTCATCAACGACCACGTCAACATGACCGGCTCGAATCCGCTGATCGGAGAAAATCCGAAATGGCCCGACGGCCGCGAACTCGGTCCCCGCTTCCCCGACATGGGGAACACCTACCAGCCCGCTTGGCAAAAAGCGCTGCGCACGCGCCTGGAATCGCAAAAACTGAAAGTCCACGACGGCATCTACATGGGCCTGATGGGTCCCGTTTTCGAAACGCACGCCGAAGTGCGCCTTTACGCTCAATGGGGTATGAAAGCGGTCGGCATGTCCACCGTCTGGGAAGCGATCGTGCTGAAACACTCGGGCGCGAAACTCGCGGGCCTTTCGCTGATCTCGAACCTGGGTGCGGGTCTGACCGATCAGCATCTCGATCACTTCGTGATCCTCGAGACCTGCCGTAAATCCGCCGCGCAGATCATCGCGGGCGTCGGCGAATTCCTGCGCGACGAGGTCTTGAAGTGAAACCCCGGTTCGAGCTCGGACTCCGCGTCGACTGGTGTCTGACGATGAAGAACGGCTCGACCGAACCCGTACGCAACTTCTTCGTCGGCGTGAACGAAGGGCGCATCACCGCGGCCCGCCCGTTCAAACCTGCCGACCGCAAAGCCTGCCGCAAATTCATCGACCGTAAAAACATGGTGCTCATCCCCGGGCTCATCAACGCGCACACGCATCTGCCGATGACGCTGTTCCGCGGACTCGAGGACGACGTTCCCCTCAAGGTGTGGCTGTTCGACTGCATTCTTCCGCTCGAGGCCGCACTCACGTCCAAAGCCTTCGTCAAGGCCGGCACCGAGCTGGCCCTTCGCGAATGCATCCGCTTCGGCACGACCACCGTCAGCGACATGTACTTCTTCACTGCGGCGTCGGCCGACGTCTGGGATAAGGGCGGACTGCGCGGCATCTTCACCCAAGCCTTCGCCGACTTCCCGATCCCCGAGGACAAAGTCTACGGACCCGATCGCGAAAAACGTTTCTTCGACTTGCGGAAAAAATATCGCGCGCATCCCCGCATCGACATCGGCGTGGCCCCCCACGCCCCTTACAGCTGCTCGGACGAAACCTTGCGCCGCATGGGCGAACTTTCGCGCCAGGAAAATTGTCTTCTGCACATCCACGTCTCGGAAGCCGCCCACGAGAAACCCGACAGTCTGGAAAAGTATGGGGAAAAACCCGTGCACCGCCTGAAACGCCTGGGCGTTTTGGGTGAGCGCACGGTCGGCGCGCATTCGGTACACCTCGATGACGACGAAATCGAGCTTTACCGCGAGACCGGCACCTCGCCGATCTACAATCCCGACTCGAATTCGAAACTCGCTTCGGGTGTCGCCCCGCTGCCGAAATATCTGGACGCGAAAATTCCGGTGGCCCTCGGCACCGACGGCAGCGCCAGCGCGAACGATCTGTCGATGTTCGGCGCGATGGACGTCGGACTGAAGATCCAGAAGCTCTTCCACGGCGACGCCATGGCGCTGCGCGGACCCGACGCACTTCGCATGGCGACCATCGACGGCGCCCGCGCGTTGGGACTGGAGGACCGCATCGGCAGCATCGAGGAAGGCAAATGCGCGGATCTTGTCTGCGTGGATCTGAACTTCCCCCATCTGCAGCCCGTGCACGATCTGGTCAGCCAGCTGGTCTACGCGGCGAACGGCCTTGAGGTCGACACCGTCGTCTGCCACGGACAAGTTCTGCTGAAGGACAAACAGTTCGCGAAACCCGCGCACCGGAAGATCCCCCCGGCCGTGGAGAGCTTCCGCAAAAAAATCCAAAAGCATCTGCAAACATTGAAGGCCGAATCGTGAATCAAGCACGGATCGTCGAGATCTGCCGACGTCTGCACCAACGGAATCTGCTTTCCGCCGCCGACGGGAACGTCAGCCTGCGCGTTTCAGATAACGAGATCTGGATCACGCCCAGCGGACTCAACAAAGGCTTCATCGACCCCGAAGATCTCGCCTGCATCGACATCGACAACCGCGTGATTCAAGGCCGTCCCAGCGGCGAACGACTGATGCATCTCGAGGTCTACCGCACCTGCACGGAGGCCAAGGCCATCGTGCACGCGCACCCACCAACCGCGATCGCATGGTCCATCGCGCGTCCCGAACTGACCGAACTTCCCGCCGACACCATGTCCGAAGTGATCTTGGCCGTCGGCCGCGTGCCCATCGCGCCCTACGCGCGGCCCGGAACGCAGGCCATGGGCGATGTTCTGCGCCCCCTCGCGCCCGCGCACCGGGTGATGATCCTGGCCCGTCACGGCGCGCTCTCTTGGGGCGAAAGCCTGGATGAGGCCTACAACGGCATGGAGCGCCTCGAAGCCATCGCGCAAATCCTGAAAGCCGCGCACGAACTCGGCGGTCTGACCTCGCTTCCCAAGGAAGAAATCGCCGCACTGAAAGCGATCCGCGCGCAAATGGGACCGCAAACCTTATGAAACGTGAATCCCTCGCGCTCAAGGTCGACGGGGAACGGCTGCGTGTCCTCGATCAAACGAAGCTTCCCCACGCCGAGGAGTGGATCGAGATCGACTCGGTCGCCACGATGGTCGCCGCGATCCAGAAGCTCGCGGTGCGTGGCGCACCCCTGATCGGCGTCGCGGCCGCACTGACGCTGGCTCGCGAGGCGAAGCTCGGCAAACCCCCGCAAGCGCTTCTCACCTCCTGCGCGGAACTGCGCGCCTCGCGCCCCACCGCCGTGAACCTCATGAACCTGCTCGACGAGATGAGGACAAAGTTCGAGACCGGCGGCCACGATCCGCAAATCCTGATCCAACTCGCGGAGCATTTTTTCGATGAAGACGTCGCCATGTGCGAGCGCATGGCAAACAACGCGCAAAAGTACATCCAAGACGGAGACCGCATCCTGACCCATTGTAATACGGGTGGCCTGGCCACCGTGGGGCTGGGCACGGCACTGGGCGGAATCAAGAAGGCGCACGCCCTCGGCAAAAAGATCCACGTCTACGTCGACGAAACCCGTCCGCTACTTCAGGGCGCGCGGTTGACCACTTGGGAACTCGCGCAGGCGGGCATCCCTTTCACGCTGATCACGGACAATATGGCGGGCGCCGCGTTTCAAGCCGGGATGATCGACAAGGTCTTCGTCGGCGCCGATCGCATCACCGTCAACGGAGACGTCGCCAACAAAATCGGAACATATAGTGTCGCCGTACTCGCCAAACACCACGGGAAAGACTTTTTCGTCGTCGCTCCCCGAACCACCTTCGATCTCGCCATGAAAGAAGGACGCGAAATTCCGATCGAGCAACGTCATGCCCGTGAGGTTTTAGGAAACCTTCCCGCATCGATCCCCGCTTGGAATCCGTCTTTCGATATGACTCCCGCGCACCTGATTCGAGACATCATCACGGATTCGGTTTAAGAGGATTACTTCCCAAATCTCGGAATGACACGCCCAGAACGACGAGGTTCGTTACCGAGCGGTTTCCCTCCCCCTAAGAAGGGATCGTAACTCGTAATCGACTTTCGCCCGGCCGACAATGAACTCAGAACGTTGGAGGATTTCATGTCGGAGATTAAAAAAATTCGGATCCTGATCGTAGACGATGACCAAGAGATCCGGACCACACTGCGCGAACTCATCCGACTGATGGGCCACGAATCCTCGGCGGCCGAAAACGGACGCGAAGCCCTGAACATGGTCGCTCACTGCGACTTCGACATGATCCTGACCGACAT
Above is a genomic segment from Pseudobdellovibrionaceae bacterium containing:
- a CDS encoding purine-nucleoside phosphorylase — encoded protein: MVQQKSIDFLLGKYSSFSVKLPSAHVVLGSGFGQALDALPASEWELKGEIPFGEVPGLTASTVPDHAGRYRVYLHKPTGKAVQFQMGRLHGYEGHNPRAIVQTVMIPRCCGIENFLLTNAAGGLDTKMNPGDVMVINDHVNMTGSNPLIGENPKWPDGRELGPRFPDMGNTYQPAWQKALRTRLESQKLKVHDGIYMGLMGPVFETHAEVRLYAQWGMKAVGMSTVWEAIVLKHSGAKLAGLSLISNLGAGLTDQHLDHFVILETCRKSAAQIIAGVGEFLRDEVLK
- a CDS encoding amidohydrolase, producing MKPRFELGLRVDWCLTMKNGSTEPVRNFFVGVNEGRITAARPFKPADRKACRKFIDRKNMVLIPGLINAHTHLPMTLFRGLEDDVPLKVWLFDCILPLEAALTSKAFVKAGTELALRECIRFGTTTVSDMYFFTAASADVWDKGGLRGIFTQAFADFPIPEDKVYGPDREKRFFDLRKKYRAHPRIDIGVAPHAPYSCSDETLRRMGELSRQENCLLHIHVSEAAHEKPDSLEKYGEKPVHRLKRLGVLGERTVGAHSVHLDDDEIELYRETGTSPIYNPDSNSKLASGVAPLPKYLDAKIPVALGTDGSASANDLSMFGAMDVGLKIQKLFHGDAMALRGPDALRMATIDGARALGLEDRIGSIEEGKCADLVCVDLNFPHLQPVHDLVSQLVYAANGLEVDTVVCHGQVLLKDKQFAKPAHRKIPPAVESFRKKIQKHLQTLKAES
- a CDS encoding class II aldolase/adducin family protein gives rise to the protein MEGRIVNQARIVEICRRLHQRNLLSAADGNVSLRVSDNEIWITPSGLNKGFIDPEDLACIDIDNRVIQGRPSGERLMHLEVYRTCTEAKAIVHAHPPTAIAWSIARPELTELPADTMSEVILAVGRVPIAPYARPGTQAMGDVLRPLAPAHRVMILARHGALSWGESLDEAYNGMERLEAIAQILKAAHELGGLTSLPKEEIAALKAIRAQMGPQTL
- the mtnA gene encoding S-methyl-5-thioribose-1-phosphate isomerase, producing the protein MKRESLALKVDGERLRVLDQTKLPHAEEWIEIDSVATMVAAIQKLAVRGAPLIGVAAALTLAREAKLGKPPQALLTSCAELRASRPTAVNLMNLLDEMRTKFETGGHDPQILIQLAEHFFDEDVAMCERMANNAQKYIQDGDRILTHCNTGGLATVGLGTALGGIKKAHALGKKIHVYVDETRPLLQGARLTTWELAQAGIPFTLITDNMAGAAFQAGMIDKVFVGADRITVNGDVANKIGTYSVAVLAKHHGKDFFVVAPRTTFDLAMKEGREIPIEQRHAREVLGNLPASIPAWNPSFDMTPAHLIRDIITDSV